One Alcaligenes ammonioxydans DNA segment encodes these proteins:
- a CDS encoding cytochrome c oxidase assembly protein translates to MSLLDWLTPWEFSPVLLLTFLLVIILYVRGRQVHRPNLLRQSFFWIGLILLYLSLHTRLDYYAERMFFIHRAQHLILHHLGPLFLMGAYPGQTLRAGLPLSGRRALAQWLRRPVGRGVQAILTNPILVAFLFVFLVLIWMLPTVQFYSMLDWRLYRLMNWSVVISGILYWNLILDRRPSPPARLSVGGRILSPVITMVPQMIVGAVITFTEYDLYPIFDLCGRAIPGMDALADQVMGGLIMWVLAGLVEVFGLLYALGTLMRLSTRHRLPESRKPGSAMMVRAN, encoded by the coding sequence ATGTCCTTGCTCGACTGGCTGACACCCTGGGAGTTCTCTCCTGTTCTGCTATTGACCTTTCTGCTGGTCATTATTCTGTACGTCCGGGGGCGGCAAGTGCACCGCCCCAATCTTTTGCGCCAGTCCTTCTTTTGGATTGGCCTGATTCTTCTCTACCTTTCCTTGCACACGCGCCTGGATTATTACGCTGAGCGCATGTTCTTCATCCATCGGGCCCAACATTTGATTCTTCATCATCTGGGTCCCTTGTTCCTGATGGGGGCTTATCCCGGCCAAACCTTGCGTGCCGGTCTGCCCCTGAGCGGGCGTCGAGCCTTGGCGCAATGGCTGCGCCGTCCTGTTGGGCGAGGCGTTCAGGCTATCTTGACCAACCCGATTCTGGTTGCCTTCCTGTTCGTTTTTCTGGTTCTGATCTGGATGCTGCCCACGGTGCAGTTTTACTCCATGTTGGACTGGCGTCTGTACCGTCTGATGAACTGGTCTGTGGTTATCAGCGGGATCCTGTACTGGAACCTCATTCTGGATCGTCGCCCTTCGCCTCCAGCCCGCTTGTCGGTGGGCGGGCGTATACTTTCGCCGGTCATTACGATGGTGCCGCAAATGATCGTGGGCGCCGTCATCACGTTCACCGAATACGACCTTTATCCGATTTTTGATCTCTGTGGTCGTGCCATTCCAGGTATGGACGCCCTGGCGGATCAGGTTATGGGTGGCCTGATTATGTGGGTGCTGGCTGGTTTGGTGGAAGTATTTGGCCTGTTGTATGCCTTAGGCACGTTGATGCGTTTGTCGACGCGTCACCGTTTGCCAGAATCGCGCAAGCCGGGCAGCGCTATGATGGTCAGGGCCAATTGA